From Haloterrigena salifodinae, the proteins below share one genomic window:
- a CDS encoding L-rhamnose mutarotase produces MTDELERAVYVQRIDPDRTAEYIEAHDDVPDGVTEAMERASVETFQLFVRDDIVVCFLECPDVDAYDEVMANDPAVEAWERRVARFKRDGVDADAAAGEQIPYMEEIWSFES; encoded by the coding sequence ATGACCGATGAACTGGAGCGGGCGGTCTACGTCCAGCGAATCGATCCGGATCGAACGGCGGAGTACATCGAGGCCCACGACGACGTGCCGGACGGCGTCACCGAGGCGATGGAGCGCGCTAGCGTCGAGACGTTCCAGCTGTTCGTTCGCGACGATATCGTGGTCTGTTTCCTCGAGTGTCCGGACGTGGACGCCTACGACGAGGTGATGGCGAACGACCCGGCCGTCGAGGCGTGGGAGCGCCGCGTGGCGCGGTTCAAACGCGACGGTGTCGACGCCGACGCCGCCGCCGGCGAACAGATCCCCTACATGGAGGAGATCTGGTCGTTCGAATCGTAG
- a CDS encoding amidohydrolase family protein: protein MKTVDTHTHAWGEPTDELPWAADVLPPGWTGSYTHRDLVADMDAAGVDEAVVVTTPLYGRGVRANEYTMRSIEAHPDRLYGVGLLEFFRSGPEAIVSALKRVTGHPRMLGVRMHAAHEYEVIPTTVDRCGDWILDERLEPVWRAAGDLETCVFVFPKAQQLGHLATLADRYPETTVVVDHMAWPDETTSPDEGSWTEFETLAEYENVSVKLSSLPRSATEPWPYEDLHGYVTNLVEWFGPERLLLGSDYPWMDDWAAYDDCLSWLETVETLSRRDRAFISHRTFERLHG, encoded by the coding sequence ATGAAAACCGTCGATACGCACACCCACGCGTGGGGCGAGCCGACCGATGAACTCCCCTGGGCCGCAGACGTGTTGCCGCCTGGGTGGACAGGATCGTACACGCACCGCGACCTCGTCGCGGATATGGACGCCGCGGGCGTCGACGAGGCCGTCGTCGTCACGACGCCGCTGTACGGCCGCGGCGTGCGGGCCAACGAGTACACGATGCGATCGATCGAGGCCCACCCCGACCGCCTCTACGGCGTTGGCCTGCTCGAGTTCTTCCGGTCGGGCCCGGAAGCGATCGTCTCCGCCCTGAAACGCGTCACGGGCCACCCGCGGATGCTCGGCGTTCGCATGCACGCCGCCCACGAGTACGAGGTGATTCCGACGACCGTCGATCGCTGCGGTGACTGGATCCTCGACGAGCGCCTCGAGCCGGTCTGGCGGGCGGCCGGCGACCTCGAGACCTGCGTCTTCGTCTTCCCGAAGGCCCAGCAACTCGGGCACCTCGCGACGCTCGCCGACCGCTACCCGGAGACGACCGTCGTCGTCGATCACATGGCCTGGCCCGACGAGACCACGAGCCCCGACGAGGGGTCATGGACCGAGTTCGAGACGCTCGCCGAGTACGAGAACGTTTCCGTCAAGCTGAGTTCGCTGCCCCGATCGGCGACCGAGCCCTGGCCGTACGAGGATCTACACGGCTACGTGACGAACCTCGTCGAGTGGTTCGGTCCCGAACGGCTGCTGCTCGGCTCGGACTACCCCTGGATGGACGACTGGGCCGCCTACGACGACTGCCTCTCGTGGCTCGAGACGGTTGAGACCCTCTCGCGGCGCGATCGGGCGTTCATCTCGCACCGGACGTTCGAGCGCCTCCACGGCTGA
- a CDS encoding alpha-L-fucosidase, with product MTHEDQSADRDDGRGASSEYEDGTPRRRFLATGGTLAIAAALGTESTTARTTSETTATRAPETMDQFEDAVEETVARARAVVDDGPFDPEWESLADVTQVPEWFRDDKFGIFCHWGPYSVPAYAHEWYPRQMYNTDNEINDYHRETYGKPDEHPYQEFVPEFTAEAFDANEWAALFERAGARYAGPVVEHHDGWSLWDSDVTPWNAADTGPERDLAGELESAIRKREMRFVTTFHHSYNLIGEDGYFSFAYENYPSVTEGYPDRVLYGNLPETLQFDTWLAKLVEVVGEYDPDFVWFDWGLPDVPEEYQRRFLAYYHNAAAKRGKEVVTTNKEDALPLESSVADFELGRPRHTQEQAWNAEFKVADEGGWGYVEDRTFHSPTRLIHVLIDVVSKNGQLLLSVGPRVDGTIEREERERLLAIGDWLDVHGEAIYETRPWDAFGEGPTRLEEGGEFIEDVEYGPADVRYTRSKDGSTVYAIVMGWPGTGEFVLEGMTVDHPSAAPGTPPGHGGSPPGCTEPSGRDQGPPGKRRGTASSSIRLLGHGPVPFAVSADGCPVIDVPDLAESARPSDVAVAFALEGFDLEPSENAHR from the coding sequence ATGACACACGAGGACCAGTCTGCGGACCGAGACGATGGGAGGGGCGCGAGTAGCGAGTACGAGGACGGAACGCCGAGGCGTCGGTTCCTCGCGACCGGCGGCACGCTCGCGATAGCGGCGGCGCTCGGAACCGAGTCGACGACCGCCCGGACGACATCGGAAACGACGGCTACCCGGGCGCCGGAAACGATGGACCAGTTCGAGGACGCCGTCGAGGAGACGGTCGCGCGCGCTCGAGCGGTGGTCGACGACGGCCCGTTCGATCCGGAGTGGGAGTCCCTCGCCGACGTGACGCAGGTCCCCGAGTGGTTCCGCGACGACAAGTTCGGCATCTTCTGTCACTGGGGGCCGTACTCGGTACCCGCGTACGCACACGAGTGGTACCCCCGCCAGATGTACAACACCGACAACGAGATCAACGACTACCACCGCGAGACGTACGGCAAACCGGACGAACACCCCTACCAGGAGTTCGTCCCCGAGTTCACCGCCGAGGCGTTCGACGCCAATGAGTGGGCGGCGCTCTTCGAACGGGCGGGGGCCAGATACGCCGGGCCGGTCGTCGAACACCATGACGGCTGGTCGCTCTGGGACTCCGACGTCACCCCCTGGAACGCCGCCGACACCGGGCCCGAGCGGGATCTAGCCGGCGAGCTCGAGTCGGCGATCCGGAAGCGGGAGATGCGGTTCGTGACGACGTTCCACCACTCGTACAACCTGATCGGCGAGGACGGCTACTTCTCGTTCGCCTACGAGAACTACCCGTCGGTCACCGAGGGCTACCCCGACCGCGTGCTGTACGGTAACCTGCCCGAGACGCTGCAGTTCGATACGTGGCTGGCGAAGCTCGTCGAGGTTGTTGGGGAGTACGACCCCGACTTCGTCTGGTTCGACTGGGGGCTCCCCGACGTTCCCGAGGAGTATCAACGGCGGTTCCTGGCATACTACCACAACGCGGCCGCAAAGCGTGGGAAGGAGGTCGTCACAACGAACAAGGAGGACGCGTTGCCCCTCGAGTCGAGCGTCGCTGACTTCGAACTCGGGCGGCCGCGTCACACCCAGGAGCAGGCGTGGAACGCCGAGTTCAAGGTCGCCGACGAGGGCGGGTGGGGGTATGTCGAGGACCGCACGTTCCACTCCCCGACGCGCCTGATTCACGTCCTGATCGACGTCGTCAGCAAGAACGGCCAACTACTGTTGAGCGTCGGACCGCGCGTCGACGGCACCATCGAACGCGAGGAACGCGAGCGACTGCTCGCGATCGGCGACTGGCTCGACGTCCACGGCGAAGCGATCTACGAGACCCGTCCGTGGGACGCGTTCGGCGAGGGACCGACCCGCCTCGAGGAGGGCGGCGAGTTCATCGAGGACGTCGAGTACGGCCCGGCTGACGTGCGGTACACCCGGTCGAAAGACGGGAGTACGGTGTACGCCATCGTCATGGGCTGGCCCGGCACCGGCGAATTCGTCCTCGAGGGGATGACCGTCGACCACCCCTCGGCGGCCCCCGGAACGCCGCCGGGCCACGGCGGCTCACCGCCGGGATGTACTGAGCCATCGGGCCGCGATCAGGGACCTCCCGGGAAGCGTCGGGGAACAGCGAGCAGTTCGATTCGGCTGCTCGGGCACGGACCGGTCCCGTTCGCCGTCTCGGCGGACGGCTGCCCGGTGATCGACGTGCCGGATCTCGCCGAGTCGGCGCGCCCGAGCGACGTCGCCGTCGCGTTCGCGCTCGAGGGGTTCGACCTCGAGCCCTCCGAGAACGCCCACCGATAA
- a CDS encoding sugar ABC transporter substrate-binding protein → MPITSRRQYLITAGTVGALGVAGCTGGDGDGSLRVGVSQHLVGGDWVTAFYEAGELYAQEEGIEYDVVSHDQDSAQQVTDIRQFVAEGYDAIIAAPFDKAVDDAIDEAAAEDIPVFTVNDPGTTDSIKTFTAFGNAEAGETCAELMVDALEEQYPDREEYSVLHVRGAFNQQSNARTDGFDEYIGEQDHVEVVDTIQTDWSIDDSQSTTTDYLSANDPPDGIYATNMTCGIGVQNALEQLDLAAPAGDDDHIVHTQPDAGPDVNPLIEDGYIDATVDQPVHFYIPLAIKQLLDYLEDGDEALPQPGETVTEDDYSFDPVEHNGAELWSDPIWAPAEVTERDGHTHVLTAGVAVTAENVDNPGLWGNIWS, encoded by the coding sequence ATGCCCATCACTAGCAGACGCCAGTACCTGATCACCGCAGGTACCGTCGGTGCGCTCGGGGTCGCCGGGTGTACGGGCGGCGACGGTGACGGCTCGCTCCGGGTCGGGGTTTCACAGCATCTCGTGGGGGGTGACTGGGTGACCGCGTTCTACGAGGCGGGCGAACTGTACGCTCAGGAGGAGGGGATCGAGTACGACGTCGTCAGCCACGATCAGGATTCAGCCCAGCAGGTGACCGACATCCGGCAGTTCGTCGCCGAGGGCTACGACGCGATCATCGCCGCGCCGTTCGACAAAGCGGTCGACGACGCGATCGACGAGGCCGCGGCGGAAGACATCCCCGTCTTCACGGTCAACGACCCGGGAACGACCGACTCGATCAAAACGTTCACCGCGTTCGGCAACGCCGAAGCGGGCGAGACGTGCGCCGAACTGATGGTCGACGCGCTCGAGGAGCAGTACCCGGATCGGGAGGAGTACTCCGTGTTGCACGTCCGCGGCGCGTTCAACCAGCAGTCGAACGCGCGGACCGACGGCTTCGACGAGTACATCGGCGAGCAGGACCACGTCGAGGTCGTCGATACGATCCAGACCGACTGGAGCATCGACGATTCGCAGTCGACGACGACGGACTACCTGAGTGCGAACGATCCGCCGGACGGGATCTACGCGACGAACATGACCTGCGGGATCGGCGTCCAGAACGCGCTCGAGCAGTTGGATCTCGCTGCTCCCGCCGGCGACGACGACCACATCGTCCACACGCAACCGGACGCCGGTCCGGACGTGAACCCGTTGATCGAAGACGGCTACATCGATGCGACCGTCGATCAGCCGGTTCACTTCTACATTCCGCTGGCGATCAAACAGTTGCTCGACTACCTCGAGGACGGCGACGAGGCGCTTCCGCAGCCGGGCGAGACCGTCACCGAGGACGACTACTCGTTCGATCCCGTCGAGCACAACGGCGCCGAACTCTGGTCGGATCCAATCTGGGCGCCCGCCGAGGTCACCGAACGGGACGGCCACACGCACGTCCTGACCGCCGGCGTCGCCGTCACCGCCGAAAACGTCGATAACCCGGGTCTCTGGGGGAATATCTGGAGCTAG
- a CDS encoding ABC transporter permease → MSTSNIVTRQFERIPERTVLVLLENMIWPILAVISLLILATVPRVFTNTMALRLMLFAAAPLGLVVLAESICLLSGHFDLSVGAIAGFSAVFTAMVLAEWSLVSNPVLGVAIVLAVGSAIGATNGIMIAKLGMNPFLQTLAFFIIFGGGKLALTTRPISDLPEGYVAPGGNEYVAIGILLASFACMAVVFRYTAFGQAVYAVGSDEEAARAVGIRTDRTIIAVYTLSGFFCALAGWLLTGYTGIVSPDIADDMVFSAFAAAIIGGISLFGGRGKLLGALGGVLLLSLVETALNVSGFDPTLIEVVNGVVLLFAILLYNTKESIRERVLSAGVSS, encoded by the coding sequence ATGAGTACGTCGAACATCGTTACGCGGCAGTTCGAACGGATCCCCGAACGAACGGTACTGGTGTTGCTCGAGAACATGATCTGGCCGATTCTGGCCGTCATCTCGCTGCTGATACTCGCGACCGTCCCGCGGGTCTTTACGAACACGATGGCACTCAGACTGATGCTCTTCGCGGCGGCGCCGCTCGGACTCGTCGTGCTGGCCGAGAGCATCTGCCTGCTGTCGGGCCACTTCGATCTCTCGGTCGGCGCCATCGCCGGCTTCTCCGCCGTGTTCACCGCGATGGTGCTCGCCGAGTGGAGCCTCGTCTCGAACCCCGTCCTCGGCGTCGCGATCGTCCTCGCGGTCGGCTCCGCGATCGGCGCCACGAACGGGATCATGATCGCGAAGCTCGGAATGAACCCCTTCCTGCAGACGCTGGCGTTCTTTATCATCTTCGGCGGCGGGAAGCTGGCCCTGACGACCCGACCGATCTCGGACCTTCCGGAGGGGTACGTCGCGCCCGGGGGCAACGAGTACGTCGCTATCGGAATCCTGCTCGCGTCCTTCGCGTGCATGGCGGTGGTCTTCCGGTACACGGCGTTCGGACAGGCCGTCTACGCGGTCGGAAGCGACGAGGAGGCCGCGCGCGCCGTCGGGATCCGCACCGATCGAACGATCATCGCGGTCTATACGCTGAGCGGGTTCTTCTGTGCGCTCGCGGGCTGGCTGCTGACCGGCTACACGGGGATCGTCTCGCCCGATATCGCCGACGACATGGTGTTCTCCGCGTTCGCCGCCGCCATCATCGGCGGGATCAGCCTCTTCGGCGGTCGCGGCAAACTGCTCGGCGCGCTCGGCGGCGTATTGCTATTGAGCCTCGTCGAGACCGCGCTCAACGTCAGCGGGTTCGATCCGACGCTCATCGAAGTCGTCAACGGAGTCGTCCTCCTGTTCGCGATCCTACTGTACAACACGAAAGAGAGCATCCGCGAACGAGTCCTTTCGGCGGGGGTCAGCTCATGA
- a CDS encoding ATP-binding cassette domain-containing protein, protein MSSDAPTVSDDAPTADDAGPKIAAENVRKVFGRIVALDDVSLSVRENEIFAVVGDNGAGKSTLMNLLCGVHRPTQGSLSLNGRPVAFDGPDEARAAGIETVYQDLALMDDLDVATNIFMGNFPRKGVGPFSVVDWEETYERAATIVDTHLERDIDPRAEVAYHSGGERQLIAIARALAFDPDVVILDEPTSALSVDATELVQETVRTLRRNGKTIIIVSHSLEEIFGLADRIGVLYQGSIAAVTSTDDVSADELRSLMVSGERS, encoded by the coding sequence ATGAGCAGCGACGCGCCGACCGTCTCCGACGACGCCCCGACCGCCGATGACGCCGGTCCGAAGATCGCCGCGGAGAACGTCCGGAAGGTGTTCGGTCGAATCGTCGCGCTTGACGACGTTAGCCTGTCCGTTCGCGAGAACGAGATCTTCGCCGTCGTCGGCGACAACGGCGCCGGCAAGTCGACGCTGATGAACCTCCTCTGTGGCGTCCACCGGCCGACGCAGGGTTCGCTCTCCCTCAACGGTCGCCCGGTGGCCTTCGACGGTCCCGACGAAGCCCGGGCGGCCGGCATCGAAACCGTCTATCAGGACCTGGCGCTGATGGACGACCTCGATGTGGCGACGAACATTTTCATGGGTAACTTCCCGCGAAAAGGCGTCGGTCCGTTCTCTGTGGTCGACTGGGAGGAGACCTACGAGCGGGCGGCGACGATCGTCGATACGCACCTCGAGCGGGACATCGATCCCCGGGCGGAGGTCGCCTACCACTCCGGCGGCGAACGCCAACTGATCGCCATCGCCCGCGCGCTCGCGTTCGATCCGGACGTCGTGATCCTCGACGAGCCGACGAGCGCGCTCTCGGTCGACGCCACCGAACTCGTCCAGGAGACGGTTCGCACCCTGCGGCGAAACGGCAAGACGATCATCATCGTCAGCCACAGCCTCGAGGAGATCTTCGGGCTCGCCGATCGTATCGGCGTACTCTATCAGGGATCGATAGCGGCAGTGACGAGCACCGACGACGTCTCGGCGGACGAACTCCGTTCGCTGATGGTCTCCGGAGAGCGATCTTAG
- a CDS encoding SDR family NAD(P)-dependent oxidoreductase: MVGRTAYDYSGESAIVTGSTSGIGRGIATALAEADADIVVNSRTASDVDETAAELDELGDGSIVGVAADLSRTDEINRLIDEAIDAFGEIGILVNNAAVWPEEASMVDAPLEDWEATMHVNVRAQYYASKLVARHMIERGVEGSIVNVTSQTGDRRTGGRGLYGTSKTAVNGLTWRMAHELAKEGIRMNAVSTDATDSRQLRREAGRIAADRSGQTTEDVLEEWAAERPLGRLGRPADVADAVLFLCSDAATYVVGTILRVSGGGNLQ; this comes from the coding sequence ATGGTTGGACGCACGGCGTACGACTACAGCGGAGAGTCCGCCATCGTAACCGGGTCGACGAGCGGCATCGGGCGCGGAATCGCGACGGCGCTCGCCGAGGCGGACGCCGACATCGTCGTCAACTCTCGAACGGCGTCGGACGTCGACGAGACGGCGGCCGAACTGGACGAGCTCGGCGACGGCTCCATCGTCGGCGTGGCGGCGGATCTCTCGCGAACGGACGAGATCAACCGGTTGATCGACGAGGCGATCGACGCGTTCGGCGAAATCGGTATCCTCGTCAACAACGCCGCCGTCTGGCCAGAAGAAGCGTCGATGGTCGACGCACCCCTTGAGGACTGGGAGGCGACGATGCACGTGAACGTGCGCGCCCAGTACTACGCGTCGAAACTGGTCGCTCGACATATGATCGAGCGGGGCGTCGAGGGATCGATCGTCAACGTCACGAGCCAGACGGGCGACCGGCGGACCGGGGGACGCGGGCTGTACGGGACGTCCAAAACGGCGGTCAACGGACTCACATGGCGAATGGCCCACGAGTTGGCCAAAGAGGGCATCCGGATGAACGCCGTCTCGACCGACGCGACCGACTCGAGGCAACTTCGCCGCGAGGCCGGTCGAATCGCCGCCGATCGGTCCGGACAGACGACCGAGGACGTCCTCGAGGAGTGGGCAGCCGAGCGCCCGCTGGGCCGCCTCGGCCGGCCGGCGGACGTTGCCGACGCGGTGTTGTTCCTCTGCAGCGACGCCGCCACGTACGTCGTCGGCACGATCCTGCGGGTGAGCGGCGGCGGGAACCTACAGTAA
- a CDS encoding IclR family transcriptional regulator, with translation MSPTARNPIKSTRTTFRILEALVELDGAGVTAVADHLDLPKSNVHNYLSTLEEAGYVVKRGTTFHVGIRFLELGAHARNRRDLYDIARPEMDKIADEEGELVNLLVEEHGRGTYIYRVAGDDAVQVDAHVGTRVHLHCTALGKAILAHLPEERVDEIVTRHGLPAVTDDTITDRNELRETLADVRERGIAFDREERVEGLRCAAAPICSNTGRVLGALSISGPTTRIQDERLEEEIPSLLERATNVIELNITYS, from the coding sequence ATGTCTCCCACAGCGAGGAACCCCATCAAATCGACGCGGACGACGTTTCGCATCCTCGAGGCGCTCGTGGAACTCGACGGCGCGGGCGTGACGGCGGTCGCCGACCACCTCGATCTCCCGAAGAGCAACGTTCACAACTACCTCAGTACGCTCGAGGAAGCGGGGTACGTGGTGAAACGGGGGACGACGTTCCACGTCGGTATCCGGTTTCTGGAACTCGGCGCCCACGCCCGGAATCGGCGCGATCTGTACGACATCGCCCGCCCCGAGATGGACAAGATCGCTGATGAAGAGGGCGAACTGGTGAACCTCCTCGTCGAGGAACACGGCCGCGGGACCTACATCTACCGGGTCGCCGGCGACGATGCCGTCCAGGTAGACGCCCACGTGGGAACGCGCGTTCACCTCCACTGTACGGCCCTCGGCAAAGCGATCCTCGCCCACCTCCCGGAAGAGCGCGTCGACGAAATCGTCACCCGGCACGGCCTGCCGGCGGTCACCGACGACACGATCACGGATCGCAACGAATTACGCGAAACGCTCGCCGACGTCCGAGAGCGGGGCATCGCCTTCGATAGGGAGGAACGCGTCGAGGGGCTCCGCTGTGCGGCGGCGCCGATCTGCAGCAACACTGGCCGCGTCCTCGGAGCGCTCTCGATATCGGGACCGACGACGCGGATTCAGGACGAACGACTCGAGGAGGAGATTCCCTCGTTGCTCGAACGTGCGACGAACGTGATCGAACTAAACATCACGTATTCCTAA
- a CDS encoding transposase: MSANSVTKGNPWTGKIERDDDNNITEDWILGYKDGEVYYQWATIQIVGYDIPLVLDAIPVKRGMKRADIVDSLLENALDLVDDIELVMMDREFDSEGVKDSCDKHGVYYLNGARKHESAKATCTRLRRSGETVHIEVEPVSSGPTRKRMYLPSSADDDFEAENENEGDRDEERLDIREEMREDLADLGIELEEGDAQHGFSALTEELREEEENEPTVGSKKDAREYALFETNHPSVTLNEGDSEAERIHMVERMVRRYRHRWGIENGYKQIKTFRVRTTSKRHTYRFFNFVFACVLYNVWRLVDLLVKLAIEGENTTYAPRVDANQFLTVAKKYYGLDPPD, from the coding sequence TTGTCGGCAAACTCTGTCACCAAGGGCAACCCGTGGACGGGCAAAATCGAGCGCGACGATGATAACAACATCACGGAAGACTGGATTCTCGGCTACAAAGACGGTGAAGTGTACTATCAGTGGGCGACCATTCAGATTGTTGGATACGACATCCCGCTCGTGCTGGACGCCATTCCCGTCAAACGGGGGATGAAGCGGGCCGACATCGTGGACAGTCTGCTAGAGAACGCACTTGACCTCGTGGACGACATCGAACTTGTGATGATGGATAGAGAGTTCGACAGCGAGGGTGTGAAAGACTCGTGCGACAAGCACGGTGTGTACTATCTAAATGGCGCACGGAAACACGAGTCAGCGAAGGCGACGTGTACGCGACTCCGCCGTTCCGGGGAGACGGTTCACATCGAGGTGGAACCAGTCTCAAGCGGCCCGACTCGCAAGCGGATGTACCTCCCGTCCAGTGCTGACGATGATTTCGAAGCAGAGAACGAGAATGAGGGGGACAGAGATGAGGAGAGACTGGACATCCGCGAAGAGATGCGAGAAGACCTTGCTGACCTCGGTATCGAACTGGAGGAGGGGGATGCTCAGCACGGTTTCAGTGCCCTCACAGAGGAACTTCGAGAAGAGGAGGAGAACGAGCCGACCGTGGGAAGTAAGAAGGATGCACGGGAGTACGCGTTGTTCGAGACGAATCATCCCAGCGTGACGCTGAATGAGGGTGATAGCGAGGCCGAGCGCATCCATATGGTTGAGCGGATGGTTCGCCGCTACCGCCATCGCTGGGGCATCGAGAACGGCTACAAGCAAATCAAGACGTTCCGAGTCCGTACGACGAGCAAGCGCCACACGTATCGGTTCTTCAACTTCGTGTTCGCGTGCGTGCTGTACAACGTCTGGCGGCTGGTAGACTTGCTGGTGAAACTCGCAATCGAGGGCGAGAACACGACGTACGCACCGCGTGTGGACGCGAACCAGTTCCTGACGGTGGCGAAGAAATACTACGGTCTCGACCCGCCGGACTAA
- a CDS encoding tyrosine-type recombinase/integrase, with amino-acid sequence MSSEQINWSRMSLEELQTTWNTEVEPNLQREGIDLDDRPTYQEVADAGYGGIAYALREHHDLTLTEFLATIGYVDPDDDTYQWGIDDETTVDALEAFLRRVKRKRAETTADSKRYRLATYVRLYETVHGTAAIADRVMDEENEYDELRRVETVLYELDDELESPESKLRYLSDIRQWYEHLETRHGAPFNPAKNVDHDDIWRGELDDEKDNPALSSDQVGKLYNAVESPDEELLVLALCAWGLRRSEVASLHVSQLVLESDDPHIAFDERKNGPGTVALIYGVPELADRVDALGSDDRDWNGYLFPSRKSSSGHITGETVQARFKRLAERAEVRVRGDWPTSKMGRRFWYTTYNQAMNDLLNNLDAIAGDQGSSDASVVLKNYLSEAERRKYRREFMRDRLEEAFAD; translated from the coding sequence ATGAGTAGCGAGCAAATCAACTGGTCTCGGATGTCCCTCGAGGAACTCCAGACGACGTGGAACACCGAGGTCGAACCCAACCTCCAACGCGAGGGCATCGATCTTGACGACCGGCCGACCTACCAAGAGGTCGCCGACGCCGGCTACGGTGGTATCGCGTACGCGCTGCGCGAACACCACGATCTGACGTTGACCGAGTTCCTTGCGACCATCGGCTACGTAGACCCTGATGATGACACCTACCAGTGGGGTATCGACGACGAAACCACGGTTGACGCGCTCGAGGCGTTCCTGCGACGGGTCAAGCGCAAGCGTGCCGAGACAACCGCCGACTCGAAACGCTACCGACTCGCAACCTACGTGCGGCTGTACGAGACAGTCCACGGGACGGCGGCGATCGCCGACCGCGTGATGGACGAGGAGAACGAGTACGACGAACTCCGGCGTGTCGAAACCGTCCTGTACGAACTCGACGACGAACTCGAGAGTCCCGAATCGAAACTCCGGTATCTGAGCGACATTCGGCAGTGGTATGAGCACCTCGAGACACGCCACGGGGCGCCGTTCAACCCGGCCAAGAACGTCGACCACGACGATATCTGGCGGGGAGAACTCGACGACGAGAAGGATAACCCTGCACTCTCGAGCGACCAAGTCGGAAAACTGTACAACGCTGTCGAGAGCCCGGACGAGGAACTCCTCGTACTTGCGCTGTGCGCGTGGGGGCTACGCCGGAGCGAGGTTGCATCGTTGCACGTCTCCCAGCTCGTACTTGAGAGCGACGACCCACACATCGCGTTCGACGAACGGAAGAACGGACCGGGCACGGTCGCGTTGATCTACGGTGTTCCTGAACTCGCCGACCGCGTCGACGCACTCGGAAGCGACGATCGTGACTGGAACGGTTACCTCTTCCCGTCGCGAAAGTCCTCGAGCGGCCACATCACCGGCGAGACGGTACAGGCTCGGTTCAAGCGGCTGGCCGAACGAGCGGAGGTCCGCGTTCGTGGGGACTGGCCGACGTCGAAAATGGGGCGGCGGTTCTGGTATACGACGTACAATCAGGCGATGAACGACCTCCTGAACAATCTCGATGCGATTGCTGGCGACCAGGGAAGTTCTGACGCGAGCGTGGTCCTGAAAAACTATCTCTCGGAAGCCGAGCGGCGGAAGTACCGACGCGAGTTTATGCGCGACCGGCTCGAGGAAGCGTTCGCCGATTAA
- a CDS encoding DoxX family protein: protein MSDSASLDESPPSLLGRLLFGSGLAALALRNLTNLDGRIAYAEAKDVPLADKLVPTSSGLLLGGSLGIGLWKLPKLSTASIATFFIGVTPVMHDFWAVDEESYDEELTSFLQNLVLLGAAIAFFKRAQQN from the coding sequence ATGTCTGATTCCGCCTCTCTCGACGAGAGCCCACCGTCGTTGCTTGGTCGACTCCTCTTTGGGAGTGGACTTGCAGCACTCGCACTCCGCAACTTGACGAATCTCGACGGAAGAATTGCCTATGCAGAGGCCAAAGACGTCCCTCTCGCAGACAAACTCGTCCCAACCTCGAGTGGTCTCCTCCTCGGAGGCAGCCTTGGCATCGGCCTCTGGAAACTACCCAAGCTGTCTACAGCCAGTATCGCCACGTTCTTTATCGGTGTAACTCCGGTTATGCACGATTTCTGGGCCGTCGACGAAGAGTCATATGACGAAGAACTCACCTCGTTCCTTCAGAATCTCGTGCTCCTCGGCGCTGCAATCGCTTTCTTCAAGCGAGCACAGCAAAACTAA